The following nucleotide sequence is from Candidatus Obscuribacterales bacterium.
GCGAAAGCTCGCAAGTATGACGAAATCGATGCAGCTCCTGAGGAAAAAGCTCGGGGGATCACCATCAACACCGCTCACGTGGAATATGAAACCGAAGATCGTCACTATGCTCACGTGGACTGCCCAGGACACGCTGACTATGTGAAGAACATGATCACCGGGGCTGCTCAAATGGATGGTGCCATTCTGGTGGTATCGGCGGCAGACGGCCCAATGCCTCAAACCCGTGAGCATATCCTGCTAGCCAAGCAGGTGGGTGTACCTAACATCGTCGTGTTCTTGAACAAGCAAGACCAAGTCGATGATGAAGAGCTACTCGAACTCGTTGAGCTTGAGGTTCGTGAACTGCTCAGCTCCTATGATTTCCCCGGTGACGATATTCCTATCGTTTCTGGGTCGGCGCTGAAGGCTCTAGATGCAGCGATCGCTAACCCGACGGTGAAGAAAGGCGACGATCCTTGGATTGACAAGATCTACGCTCTCATGGACGAAGTGGATGCTTACATCCCCACGCCTGAGCGTGATATTGACAAGCCCTTCCTGATGGCGGTGGAAGATGTGTTCTCCATCACTGGTCGGGGAACGGTTGCTACCGGTCGGATCGAGCGTGGGAAGGTTAAGGTGGGTGACACCATCGAAATCATTGGTCTCCGCGACACCCGCAGCACCACCGTCACCGGGATCGAAATGTTCAAGAAGAGCCTAGAAGAAGG
It contains:
- the tuf gene encoding elongation factor Tu → MAREKFERKKPHVNIGTIGHVDHGKTTLTAAITMTLASLGQAKARKYDEIDAAPEEKARGITINTAHVEYETEDRHYAHVDCPGHADYVKNMITGAAQMDGAILVVSAADGPMPQTREHILLAKQVGVPNIVVFLNKQDQVDDEELLELVELEVRELLSSYDFPGDDIPIVSGSALKALDAAIANPTVKKGDDPWIDKIYALMDEVDAYIPTPERDIDKPFLMAVEDVFSITGRGTVATGRIERGKVKVGDTIEIIGLRDTRSTTVTGIEMFKKSLEEGMAGDNAGVLLRGIQKVDIERGMVLAKPGSITPHTQFEAEVYILKKEEGGRHTPFFPGYKPQFFVRTTDVTGQISSFTADDGSEAEMVMPGDRIKMNVELISPIAIEQGMRFAIREGGRTVGAGVVAKILK